In the genome of Acidobacteriota bacterium, the window CAAGAAAATCCGCGATGGTTTTCTGGGCGAGGAAAGCGGGCCAATGTTCCACCTGCTGAACCGCGGCCTACTCATTTCGGCAGAGGCCGTGCAGTATGACAACCAGACCGACGAGATGACCATCGTCATGGCAGACCCCCGCACCCACGGCGTTGTGGACGGTGGTCACACCTACCGCATTGTCACTTCGGAGAAACAAAACATCACCGATTCGCGGTTCGTCACCCTCGAGGTGATGACTGGGGTCGAAGATGTTTTCGAGGATGTCGCTGGAGCTCGGAACACATCGGTCCAAGTGAAGGAGAAGAGCCTCGCGGAGCTTGAAGGGAAGCTTGACGTTGTGAAGGTACTCGTCAAGAACCTGCCCTTCGCCGGCGACATTGCATACAAGGAGAACGAGGAGAAGGCGATTGATGTTCAGGAGGTCATCGCAATCCTCACAATCTTCAACAATGGGCTCAGCTCTTCTCATCCCGTGTACGCGTACTCCTCGAAGGGCCGGACGCTGCAGACCTACCTGGCGAACATCGATTCTTATTCGAAGCTCGCCAAGGTGGTGCCGGGAATTTTCAAGCTTCATGACCACGTGAAGAATACTCTCCCGGAGGTCGTCAAGAGCCTGGGCGGCCGTCCAGGGGCTCTCAAGGAGATCGGCTACAAGAATGGGAAGATGCGCTGGCCCCTTCTGTTTTCTCCGAAAGAGTCCGGGGACTTCGTCAAGACGGCGTATGACATTCCCGCCGGCTTCGTGTACCCCATTCTCAGTGCAATGCGCTTCCTGGTGGTAGCAAACGAATCGACAGGGGAGTACGAGTGGAGGTCCGACCCGGTCAAGTTCTACGACAGCACGGTCGGAAAGAAACTCGTTGAACTCACGCTCGACGCCAG includes:
- a CDS encoding AIPR family protein; protein product: MSTKFTFIVESLRKFIDPLKPGRARYFAVVSASHLPDNFPMETNPREQNLNSKVAKKIRDGFLGEESGPMFHLLNRGLLISAEAVQYDNQTDEMTIVMADPRTHGVVDGGHTYRIVTSEKQNITDSRFVTLEVMTGVEDVFEDVAGARNTSVQVKEKSLAELEGKLDVVKVLVKNLPFAGDIAYKENEEKAIDVQEVIAILTIFNNGLSSSHPVYAYSSKGRTLQTYLANIDSYSKLAKVVPGIFKLHDHVKNTLPEVVKSLGGRPGALKEIGYKNGKMRWPLLFSPKESGDFVKTAYDIPAGFVYPILSAMRFLVVANESTGEYEWRSDPVKFYDSTVGKKLVELTLDASSELGRNPMAVGKSSRHWEGLYNYVAATFLTPKKATS